The Gammaproteobacteria bacterium nucleotide sequence ACGCAAGAATCTCGAACAACAGCTGACGCAGGCCAAGAAAATGGAATCGATCGGTCAGTTGGCAGCCGGTATCGCGCACGAGATCAATACCCCTGCGCAATTCGTCGGCGACAATATCCGATTCATCAAGGAAGCGTTTGACGACTTGATCGAACTGAACGGCGGCTACAGCAAACTATTGGGCGCCGTCAAAAACGATGCGGTAACCGAAGCGTTGATCGAGGAAATCGAGGCGGCTTACAAAAAGGCCGACCCTGAGTACTTGGTCGAGGAGATACCGCTTGCCATCGATCAGTCGCTGGATGGCATAACGCGAATTTCAAATATCGTACGCGCAATGAAAGAGTTTTCTCATCCGGGTGGCAAGGACCTTGAGGCTACCGATCTTAACCAGTCAATATCAAATACCATCACCGTGGCTTCCAACGAATGGAAATATATCGCCGACGTGGAAACTGATCTTGCCGAGGATCTTCCGAGTGTCAAATGTTTTCCGCAGGAGATTAACCAGGTCATACTCAACCTGATTGTCAATGCCGCGCACGCGATCGACGACACCAGGGAAGGCGAATCGGCCGACAAGGGCAGCATAAAAATCAACACGCGTCAGGTCGACGACGAGGTCGAAGTCCGTGTTACCGACTCAGGCTGCGGTATACCTGACGATATCAAGCACCGCATATTTGATCCGTTTTTCACAACCAAGGATGTCGGCAAGGGATCCGGGCAGGGACTGGCGATGGCTTACAAGACCATCGTCGACCAGCATAAGGGAAAACTGGAAGTGGAATCGACTATCGGTCGTGGGACCACCTTTACGATTCGGCTGCCAATTAACGGCAGCGAAACATTGATGGACGAGGTTGCGGCATGATGCGCATCATGTTTGTTGACGACGAACCTAATATTCTCAGTGGATTACGCAGAATCCTGCGGCCACTAAGAGAAGAGTGGGACATGGTTTTTGTGGAAAGTGGCCAGCAGGCGCTGGAGTCACTTGATGAAGCGCCTTTTGACATCATTGTTAGCGACATGAAAATGCCCGGGATGGACGGTGCCCAACTGTTGTCCGAAATCCAGCACCGCTTCCCGGAATCCATCCGAATTGCGTTATCGGGTGAAACGGATTCGCACATGATTTACCGCTGCGTGCAGCATGCTCACCAGTATCTTTCCAAGCCCTGTGACGCGGACACTCTCGTCGCTACTGTAAAACGTGCCTACGCGCTGAAAAACCTGATGAAAGACGAGCAGCTGAGGAAACTGGTTTCGAATTTATCATCATTACCAAGTCTGCCTGCCCAGTATGAGAGCATCATGCAGGAGCTGCAGTCGGAAGATCCGTCACTGCTGAAGATCGGGGAAATTATCGAGTCCGATGTCGCGATGTCAGCAAAAATATTACAGCTGGTAAATTCCGCTTTTTTCGGTCTCGTGCGGCATGTATCGTCGCCGATTGAGGCCAGCAAGTTTCTGGGCCTCGATGTCATCAAGTCACTGGTCCTGACAACGGGTGTTTTTTCACAGTTCGACGAGTCGAGCATCGGCGAGGCAAGACTGCAGGCTATCTG carries:
- a CDS encoding ATP-binding protein gives rise to the protein RKNLEQQLTQAKKMESIGQLAAGIAHEINTPAQFVGDNIRFIKEAFDDLIELNGGYSKLLGAVKNDAVTEALIEEIEAAYKKADPEYLVEEIPLAIDQSLDGITRISNIVRAMKEFSHPGGKDLEATDLNQSISNTITVASNEWKYIADVETDLAEDLPSVKCFPQEINQVILNLIVNAAHAIDDTREGESADKGSIKINTRQVDDEVEVRVTDSGCGIPDDIKHRIFDPFFTTKDVGKGSGQGLAMAYKTIVDQHKGKLEVESTIGRGTTFTIRLPINGSETLMDEVAA
- a CDS encoding response regulator → MMRIMFVDDEPNILSGLRRILRPLREEWDMVFVESGQQALESLDEAPFDIIVSDMKMPGMDGAQLLSEIQHRFPESIRIALSGETDSHMIYRCVQHAHQYLSKPCDADTLVATVKRAYALKNLMKDEQLRKLVSNLSSLPSLPAQYESIMQELQSEDPSLLKIGEIIESDVAMSAKILQLVNSAFFGLVRHVSSPIEASKFLGLDVIKSLVLTTGVFSQFDESSIGEARLQAIWSHASQVGILAKQIAVQQTTHKLLGDYALMGALLADVGKLVFAVNLGEELARAEKIAADEHRSDWEVERELIGHSHMDVGAFLLGLWGLPNPVVECVAFHHVPAECVEEDFSPLTAVHIAHAIVSVDGHEDLPGLDREYIGKMGAAERLPEWLKLYEKLFITDVEAAVNG